The proteins below come from a single Geobacillus thermoleovorans genomic window:
- a CDS encoding metal-sensing transcriptional repressor, with translation MSEKNREHSHRHNHEHKYRKQVINRLARIEGHVRAIKEMAAEGRDCPDILLQIAAVRKALDSTAKVIFADHMESCLVDAVHQGNEDQVLNDLKKALDNFIR, from the coding sequence ATGAGTGAAAAAAATCGTGAACATAGTCATCGACACAATCATGAACATAAATACCGAAAACAAGTTATTAACCGATTAGCAAGAATCGAAGGACACGTTAGAGCTATTAAGGAAATGGCTGCTGAAGGGCGTGATTGTCCAGATATTCTTTTGCAAATTGCAGCAGTTAGAAAAGCTTTGGATAGCACGGCAAAAGTGATCTTTGCAGACCATATGGAAAGTTGTCTTGTTGATGCCGTACACCAAGGCAATGAAGATCAAGTATTAAACGATTTAAAAAAAGCTTTAGATAATTTCATACGTTAG
- a CDS encoding ArsR/SmtB family transcription factor translates to MKTEEHSFLKSETIENVSQIFKVLSDPTRIKILYLLSQEECNVTHIAEVLEMSQSAVSHQLSMLRNLRLVKYRREGKTLFYSCDDEHVISLLKQAIDHAEHH, encoded by the coding sequence ATGAAGACAGAAGAACATTCTTTCTTAAAATCTGAAACCATTGAAAATGTATCGCAAATATTTAAGGTATTATCTGATCCAACAAGAATCAAAATTCTTTATTTGTTATCGCAAGAAGAGTGCAATGTAACTCACATTGCAGAAGTGTTGGAAATGTCTCAATCAGCGGTTTCCCATCAGCTTAGTATGTTACGAAATCTGAGACTGGTTAAATATCGCCGTGAAGGAAAAACACTGTTTTACTCCTGCGATGACGAACACGTTATTTCATTATTAAAACAAGCCATTGACCATGCTGAACATCATTAA
- a CDS encoding cation diffusion facilitator family transporter → MGNHHNHSHVPDNKKGLMIALLITSGITVLEFFGGLLTNSLALLSDAGHMLSDIGSLALSLVAMWFAARPPSPRKTYGFYRFEILAALLNGLLLFVIAGFISYEAYKRFFEPPTVSSGTMMLIATIGLLANMTSAFILTKKSDTKENVNVRSAYLHIISDALGAVGAIVAGIVMYFFGWYVADPIISVVVSLLILKSAWGVVSSSFHILMEGTPITIDMEKVKQTLQSIEGVKDVHDLHVWTITSGLDSLSCHLLVDDTKDSQDILKQSIQRIEEEFHILHTTIQVEKSDLQHADLRV, encoded by the coding sequence ATGGGAAACCATCATAATCATTCCCATGTACCGGATAACAAAAAGGGATTAATGATCGCTCTTCTTATTACTTCGGGGATAACGGTTTTGGAGTTCTTTGGTGGACTATTGACGAATAGCCTAGCATTATTATCAGACGCAGGGCATATGTTAAGCGATATTGGCTCTCTAGCTTTGAGCTTAGTCGCTATGTGGTTCGCCGCAAGACCACCTTCTCCACGAAAAACATACGGTTTTTACCGATTTGAAATACTAGCGGCTCTGTTGAATGGACTTCTCTTATTCGTCATTGCGGGATTTATTTCTTACGAAGCTTATAAACGTTTTTTTGAACCTCCAACAGTCTCAAGCGGTACAATGATGCTCATTGCTACCATTGGATTGTTGGCAAACATGACTAGCGCATTTATTTTAACAAAAAAGAGTGATACCAAAGAAAATGTAAATGTGCGAAGTGCCTATTTGCATATTATCTCTGATGCATTAGGTGCAGTTGGGGCAATCGTGGCAGGGATTGTAATGTACTTCTTCGGCTGGTATGTGGCTGACCCCATCATCAGTGTTGTCGTGTCGCTATTAATCCTGAAAAGCGCTTGGGGTGTAGTAAGCAGCTCCTTCCACATCCTGATGGAAGGAACGCCGATTACCATTGATATGGAGAAAGTAAAGCAAACGCTTCAGTCCATTGAGGGGGTAAAAGATGTTCACGATTTACACGTCTGGACAATCACCTCTGGGTTGGATTCGCTCAGTTGCCATTTGCTCGTCGATGATACCAAGGATAGTCAGGACATTTTGAAACAGTCTATCCAACGGATTGAAGAAGAATTTCACATCTTGCATACAACCATTCAAGTGGAAAAATCGGACTTGCAACATGCCGATTTAAGGGTATAA
- a CDS encoding MATE family efflux transporter produces MLSERIIQEQTTKQKISMIISLAVPAMIENILQTVVGFVDTLFVSKLGLNEVTAVGVANAVLAVYIAVFMAIGVGTSSLVARYIGAGDFEKAKTVAKQSTLISSIAGLLFGIITLLFAEPLLRIMGAEPTVLADGTVYFRIVAGPSIFISLMFIFGSILRAAGDTKTPMKVSWWINFIHIALDYILIFGLGFNGFGVAGAAWATVIVRILGTIALYYYIKKSKVSFSIFGGTSNKSFISPIVKLSGPAAAERLIMRLGQVLYFGLIVRIGTETYAAHTIAGNIETFSYMPGYGLAVAATTLVGQSIGAKLEKEAYKYGMLTTGIAVGFMSFVGIILFFFSPWFAAWFTTDKNAIDMVTTALRIDAFAQPALAVGLVLAGALQGAGDTKSPMYSTAIGMWIIRVVGVYILGIQLGMGIVGVWLSIAIDLFVRAIFLFFMFKKRMFYLSNQGEYQH; encoded by the coding sequence ATGCTTTCAGAACGCATTATTCAGGAGCAAACAACCAAACAAAAGATTTCCATGATCATTTCCTTGGCTGTTCCAGCCATGATCGAAAATATTCTCCAAACTGTGGTTGGTTTTGTCGATACTCTTTTTGTTTCTAAACTCGGATTAAATGAAGTCACCGCAGTTGGTGTGGCTAATGCTGTCTTAGCCGTATATATCGCGGTTTTTATGGCAATCGGAGTAGGTACGTCCTCGCTTGTTGCTCGTTATATAGGAGCCGGGGATTTTGAAAAGGCAAAGACTGTAGCAAAACAATCAACTTTGATTTCTTCTATAGCAGGCTTATTATTCGGTATTATTACTTTATTGTTTGCCGAACCACTACTTCGAATAATGGGGGCGGAACCCACGGTTTTGGCTGATGGAACCGTTTATTTTCGTATTGTTGCGGGACCATCCATTTTCATTTCCCTTATGTTTATTTTTGGAAGTATTTTAAGAGCTGCTGGGGATACGAAGACACCAATGAAAGTTAGTTGGTGGATTAATTTTATTCATATTGCGTTAGATTACATCCTCATATTCGGACTAGGGTTTAATGGGTTTGGGGTTGCCGGTGCAGCTTGGGCAACGGTAATTGTTCGTATTCTAGGTACAATCGCTCTTTATTATTACATTAAAAAGTCCAAAGTTTCTTTCTCTATTTTTGGCGGTACGTCAAACAAATCATTTATTTCTCCAATTGTCAAATTATCTGGACCGGCAGCAGCAGAAAGGCTTATTATGCGTTTGGGTCAGGTACTCTATTTTGGATTGATTGTCCGAATCGGTACCGAAACCTATGCCGCTCATACGATTGCAGGAAATATTGAAACCTTTTCTTATATGCCGGGTTATGGCTTAGCTGTAGCTGCTACGACATTGGTAGGGCAAAGCATTGGGGCTAAACTTGAAAAAGAAGCTTATAAATACGGAATGCTAACCACAGGAATTGCCGTAGGGTTTATGTCCTTCGTCGGAATTATATTGTTTTTCTTTTCACCTTGGTTCGCAGCTTGGTTTACCACAGATAAAAACGCAATCGATATGGTGACTACGGCATTAAGAATTGATGCATTTGCTCAACCAGCGTTGGCTGTTGGCTTAGTTTTAGCAGGTGCTTTACAGGGGGCAGGAGATACCAAAAGTCCAATGTACAGTACAGCTATAGGAATGTGGATCATTCGTGTTGTAGGTGTTTATATATTGGGAATTCAATTAGGAATGGGTATAGTTGGTG